The uncultured Bacteroides sp. DNA segment ATAAGGATGACACCGTGACTGGCGCGGCTACCGTAAAGAGCAGAGGCAGCAGGACCTTTAAGAACAGACATGTTTTCTATGTCGTCCGGGTTAATGCCTGAAATACCATCGCCAAGGTCAAATCCTCCAGATGTACCGGCACTGCCATAATTGGTATTGTCAAGGGGCACACCATCAATGACATATAAAGGTTGATTGTTACCTGTCATTTCAGTGCTACCACGTAGGATAACACGGGTAGAACCAGATGGGCCACCTGCGGTTTGGCTTACTACCAATCCAGCTACACGACCAGCCATAGAGTTGATAACGTTCGCTCCTTTTGCTTTGGTCAAATCGTCGCCTTTTACCTCATCTAAACCATAGCCCAATGCCTTACGTTCTCTCTTAATCCCCAATGCTGTAACCACTACCTCGTTAAGCATCTTATTGTCCTCTTCAATAACAATGTTTAGGGGGCCATTACCACTTTTTACTTCCTTAGACTTGTATCCTACGTATCTGACAACAAGTGTAGCACCAGAATGAACGTTCAAGCTGAAGTTACCGTCCATATCTGTTATGGTTCCGTTAGTTGTTCCTTTCTCAATGATAGAAGCCCCTATAATAGGGCCAAGAGCATCCTTTACTGTTCCTGTGACTTTGTTGTCCTGTTGTACAATTGTAGAATAATTCAGTTTTTCTGTTGCCTTCATTTGTGGAACACCTCCCAACAGGCAGAGAGACAGTGTGCCACAGAACAACATGTGCTTACAATTCCTTACTTTCATATAATGTATTAATTAAGATTAATATAAGATTTTTACCCAGTCAATATACATATTCACTTTTTCTCCGTCTTTCAATGCTGTAATATCATTTATGTTGGTGATTCCTGTGAAAGAACCGCCTACAGCGAGATTAAACAAGAGGAAGAAGTTGTCATGGAAATAGTCATAGGATGCACTGCCTTTACTGATATCAAATGAATGAAATTTGATATTATCAATGGCTATTGTAAGACTATTCTCGTTCCAATCTAATGAATAGGTATGATATTTAGCATCTTGCAAACTGTTTGCAACATTCGCAGAATGGTATTCTTGCTGATGTCCGCTTCCAGCATCGCTTCCATAATGAATGGCTGTGTTGACTTGTGTTTCGGTAGTTCCCGAAGCGAATGCGTTGTGCTCACCCATCTCCATCATGTCTATTTCTCCACATTGGGGCCAAGGTTTGTTATTGTCTCCCATCATCCAGAATGCAGGCCATAGTCCATTAGCTGTTTTAGGGATTTTAATGCTTGCTTCTATTTTTCCGTACTTGAAGCTCTTTTTCCCTTTGGTATTTACTCGTC contains these protein-coding regions:
- a CDS encoding glycoside hydrolase family 16 protein; amino-acid sequence: MKKVTIFLLLSVCSIQQSCSSNNDTPLKSSDEQGKIIFKDDFDSFNEAVWTKEVHEAGWTNQEIQAYDKAHVSVGTDEGKSVLILTAERKGNKIISGRVNTKGKKSFKYGKIEASIKIPKTANGLWPAFWMMGDNNKPWPQCGEIDMMEMGEHNAFASGTTETQVNTAIHYGSDAGSGHQQEYHSANVANSLQDAKYHTYSLDWNENSLTIAIDNIKFHSFDISKGSASYDYFHDNFFLLFNLAVGGSFTGITNINDITALKDGEKVNMYIDWVKILY